In the genome of Planococcus donghaensis, the window AGAAAAAACTGTTTTCATACCCGTTCCTCCTAAATGTTTCGAAACCCGAACCTTTGTACTAAATAGTATGCCATAATTTTCAGATATCGAATAGCATTTTTACCCAATTCAAAAAACGACACCGTAATAAGATGTCGTTTTTCTTTGACTCTCTATTTTTTTAGTTGATAACCTGAGGCACTCGACTCTTTTTTTTCTTCTTTTTCGGATTTCCAGCAAGAGATAACCATGCGACAAATACTAACATTGCCAGTGCGCCTCCTAATTGAATAGGAGACAAGATGTGACCAAACCAAAACATGGAGATAACCATTGCCGTTAATGGTTCAAAAGAGGACAAAATACTTGTTTCCACAGGTGTAATAAAACGCATGCTACTAAGGAATAATACAAATGCGGCAGTTCCAAATATAATAATTCCTAAAATCGAACCACTGACTGCAGGTACTGCTAAAATCGCGAATTCATTAATAAATGTGATTGGATTGACCAACCCTATAAAAATTCCGCCAAAAAGCATGGACCATGCAACAATGAGTAACACACCCCATTCCTGCATAAGGCGTGCGGGATAGAGCGTATAAAAAGTAAAAGCTAGACCTACCAAAACTCCCCAAAACAAAGCTTCAGCGCTAATAATCAGTTGATCTGGTTTTCCATTTGTGAGTAACAAAAACAAACCAGCCAAAGTTCCCACCATCCCAATCACTTGATAGAGAGGGGGAAATTTTTTATGAGTTATGGAGACAAAAAAAATAATATAAACCGGCGCTAAAAATTGCATGAGCGTGGCTACTACAGCATTACTTGCCTCGATTGCTGCAACAAAGCTGTATTGGGCACCCAACATGCCAAACAAAGAAAAAATTAGTAATGGCCGAATCCAAAATTTATTGCGGAAAATAGCTGTAATGCGAACACCTTTCAATTTCAAGAACAAGAGTAGGAACGTGCCTGCTACCGTTAGACGCAACGTTATGATAAATGGCACTGAAACAACGTAATTATTCATTACCCATTCCATTAATGGGCCAGTGGCTCCCCACATGATAGCTCCAATCAATATCATAGAAACTCCTTTTAGACGTTCCATTTCCATACTCCTCCCTATAGAAAAACCAACCTTAAAAGATTGGTTTAGTTCTTTATTAAAATGATAGATTCATCATCAAGCCGATATAAAAGCAACAAATAAAGCCAATACTGAAAACGAGAGACAACCACGCATTTGCTTTTTTAAAAAAAGCTACTAACATGACGATCAGTAGTGAAAAACTTACGATCAATAGTAAAGTACCATTTAATGTCGCATCTAACTCAGCAGTAATAGGGATGTAAAGAGGCCCTGATAGCTTATCAACAAGCCACCCACTGCCTTCACTCCGTAGTGTATCATTCACATCATGAGGTGGGGCTTGTTTGCTCATAAAGGCCGTGAAAACAAAAACAAAAAGTAATAGCAAACTTTCAACTTTTAACCAAACTCGTTGAAATTCTTTTTGCTTGTTAAGAAATCCATTAATCATCGCCGCCAGAAGAACTGGAATAATACTAATATGCTTTAGTAGAAGTAACTGACCATAAGGCAACGCCCACGAATCTGTATAATCTGCAGGTGCCACGAAAAAAAACATAATGACAATTCCGCTAGCAATTACTCCTGCAACACAGATTATTGCAAAAGGCGTGAACCATGCTAAAAAAGGACGCCAATTTGCGCCATTTTTTGCAAACCATGCGACATGTAACAGCACGCCTGTCCACATTGACATTAAAAGAAAGTGACTCGAATGTAGAGCAAAACCAACCCATAGATCAATCGTCGAAATGTGACTATAAAATCCAACAGTCAAAAAGAGTAGTAGCACATATAGTGCTTGTATGTATCGATTTCCATTTAAGTAAATCGCAATCGCTAAAATAACACTCAGCAATAATGTAATTATCCATCCTTGGCCTATACGAAACTCTGTAATCGCTGTTCGAAAAGCTTCAATCGAACTTTGACTGTTTTGCAAAAGTATAGCCAGTTCATAAACAGGAGCAAATGATAAAAGGACTATACCAGCAATGCTCATTAATAACAAAACTTTAGAGCTTGATAACAAGGGTTTACGGTTTTCTGGAACAAATTGTAACAAAATAGAACCTGCTAAATAAGAAAAAGCAATATATAAAAGAACGTCTGCAAATGCCGTTAAGAAAATCATGTCTTCTTCACCCTCAGTTTATAAATTCCGTAAACTACTAGAACTGCAGCGAGTACTAATAGAATCGTTACTCGTACATCATTGTTTTTTTCAGTTTTGGATTCTACTAATTTTTTCTCAGTTGCGCTTGCTGTTTCACTTACCATAGGAGTATTTGCCAACTCTATTTTTTTTTCGACTTCGACTGACAAGCCGAACGCAACGTCTCCTTCAATCGGATGGCCGTCTTGTCCAATAATGTTCCATACAATACGATAAGAACCGTTTGGCAAGGTTGTACTAAAGTTCCCGGTCATCACATTTTTTTAATCACAATATCTTCAAATTCAAAAGATCCTGTTTCTCCTTCAATGCTCATCGTACTACCTTCTTGAATATTTGTATCAAAAACCAACTCTGCTTTTGTTAACTCTTCTGCAATATTTTGACCTTCACTCAGTGTAGAAAAAAGTAGAGCTGTATGAGCTTGCACCGAAAAAGGAAAAATGATCATTAAAAAAAGAAGCCGAAAATTTTTTATTCATCTATTTACCTCAATTTTCATATGATTTATGCCTATTCTCTCACGATTACTAAGGAAAGGACAGAAAAATTCCACAAATCTGAGTAGAGATTATTTTGAAAAGGATGACGATAGACCTTTTCTTCTCTATAATGAAAGTAAACTACGGTTAAGGAGCGTCAATGAATGAGCGAAATAAAAGAAAACCTAACTGACACCCTTGTTTTCAACCACATTCCCTTCCCAATTATCATACTCGATAAAGACGGCTTAGTTACATGGTGCAATCAGCACGCTGAGCACGTTTTCCAAATAGAAGCCGAATCGGTTATAGGTCAACTTTCTTCATATATGAATCCCGAAAAAGCTGCATTAAACAAGCACTCATGGGACAAGCTATTACATACTGAAGAATCTGTCAGATTTGAAAACATTGAAATAGAATTAGGTGGCGGAGTTACAACTTATACGACTGTAGTAGCTAAATCCTACACATTCGATGGTCAACAATATGTGATGACCATTTACGAAATGAACGAAGCAGATAAAGATGGCTCTTCTTCTATTGAGTTAAACCATTTACGTAATGGTTTAGATGACTCTTTTATGCTGCTATATTTTGATCAAGAATTTTTAATTACGTATGCCAACCCACTATTTTTAAAATTGAGTAAATGGACACCTAAACGAATTTTAGGAAAACCTGTATGGCATATGTTCGGAGACAGCACTGAAGACGTTCAATTTGTCGACTCAATCTTATCTACCTTACGACAAGGAGAAGTTTGGAACGGCGAAGCGAAAAAAGTCAAAAAAGATGGAGGAATTTATTGGGTCGAGTTAACGGCTATTCCGATGCAATTATCGAGTGAAGATACATATTACATTTTCCTTGAAAAAGACATCACAGCTAATAAACAAGCCCAAAAACACCTTGAAGAAATTGCATTTATCGACCCTGTAACTGGTCTAGAAAATCGACATAGATTGGAACAAATCGTCAACGAATACATAGAAGAAGGTCGTCATTTCTCCTTTGTTTTCATGGATATTGATCGTTTCTATACATTGCGCGATGTCTCAGATACAGATGTTGAAAATGAATTACTTATTGAATTTACGAAACGTCTTCGCATGTACTTTTCCGACTCGATTATTACGCGTGCCGGTTTGCATGAGTTCGCTTTAGTCACGCCATTAAGCAATTGGTTTATTGAAGGTTTCCTTCATTATTTGCAGCAGCATCCTATTTACTTACAAGGAACAGCCGTACCATTGACGGTTAGCGGAGCTATTACCAAGTATCCTGAAGATCAACATAGCTTTATGCATCTAATCAAAGCTTCCTACGCCACCATTAAAAAGGTAAAAGAACGTGGAGGTAGCGAGATATCCGCGTTGACTCCTGATGATCATGAACGATTAAGCCGGAAAGCTGCTATTGAAAAACACTTAATCTACGCTTTAGACCGCAAAAACTTACAGCTTTTATACCAGCCAATTGTTAACTTAGCAAATGGTAAAGTTGAACGTGTAGAAGCATTTGTCCGTTGGACCGATTCAGAAATTGGCGTTGTTACTCCTGATGAACTAATTCCAATTGCAGAAGAAAACGGCTTGATCAACAAAATTGGTAGTTTTGTTGTTGAAACGGCTTGTCGTCAATTAAGTGATTGGAAAGCCAAAAATATCGACCTTCAAATTAGCATTAACTCGTCAATTCATGAATTTAGAGATAAAGATATGGCGAAGATGTTACTTGAAAATTTAAAGCTGAATGACTGTCACCCAAGTTCCCTAATGATTGAAATCACCGAAAAATTTGCATTAGAAGCTGAAGCCGAACGTTCAATTATGGCTCAAATGAAGAACCTCCATCAAGAAGGAATCACGTTTGCATTGGATGACTTCGGAACTGGATATGCTTCGTTCCGCTACATGCTCTTATTGCCAATATCTTCAATAAAAATAGATCAAATGATTATCCAGTCTATTACCAAGCAAGAAAGAATACAAAAACTAATCAACGGTATGATTCAATTTGGTAAATCACTTGATTTCCAAGTAACTGCCGAAGGTGTCGAAACAAATGAACAATTTGAACTTCTACGCGCTATGGGATGCGACAGCCTACAAGGCTACATCATCGGGCACCCGATGACAGCCACAGACCTAGAAAAATGGCTGGGGTAACAAGAAAAGCGCAAGCTGCCGTGTAGATTCGACGGGCATAAGACGCTCAGGCGATGTGGCATGTTTTCAGCCACACAGCCGGAGTGGC includes:
- a CDS encoding DMT family transporter, whose protein sequence is MERLKGVSMILIGAIMWGATGPLMEWVMNNYVVSVPFIITLRLTVAGTFLLLFLKLKGVRITAIFRNKFWIRPLLIFSLFGMLGAQYSFVAAIEASNAVVATLMQFLAPVYIIFFVSITHKKFPPLYQVIGMVGTLAGLFLLLTNGKPDQLIISAEALFWGVLVGLAFTFYTLYPARLMQEWGVLLIVAWSMLFGGIFIGLVNPITFINEFAILAVPAVSGSILGIIIFGTAAFVLFLSSMRFITPVETSILSSFEPLTAMVISMFWFGHILSPIQLGGALAMLVFVAWLSLAGNPKKKKKKSRVPQVIN
- a CDS encoding copper resistance D family protein, with amino-acid sequence MIFLTAFADVLLYIAFSYLAGSILLQFVPENRKPLLSSSKVLLLMSIAGIVLLSFAPVYELAILLQNSQSSIEAFRTAITEFRIGQGWIITLLLSVILAIAIYLNGNRYIQALYVLLLFLTVGFYSHISTIDLWVGFALHSSHFLLMSMWTGVLLHVAWFAKNGANWRPFLAWFTPFAIICVAGVIASGIVIMFFFVAPADYTDSWALPYGQLLLLKHISIIPVLLAAMINGFLNKQKEFQRVWLKVESLLLLFVFVFTAFMSKQAPPHDVNDTLRSEGSGWLVDKLSGPLYIPITAELDATLNGTLLLIVSFSLLIVMLVAFFKKANAWLSLVFSIGFICCFYIGLMMNLSF
- a CDS encoding copper resistance protein CopC, producing MTGNFSTTLPNGSYRIVWNIIGQDGHPIEGDVAFGLSVEVEKKIELANTPMVSETASATEKKLVESKTEKNNDVRVTILLVLAAVLVVYGIYKLRVKKT
- a CDS encoding EAL and GGDEF domain-containing protein: MSEIKENLTDTLVFNHIPFPIIILDKDGLVTWCNQHAEHVFQIEAESVIGQLSSYMNPEKAALNKHSWDKLLHTEESVRFENIEIELGGGVTTYTTVVAKSYTFDGQQYVMTIYEMNEADKDGSSSIELNHLRNGLDDSFMLLYFDQEFLITYANPLFLKLSKWTPKRILGKPVWHMFGDSTEDVQFVDSILSTLRQGEVWNGEAKKVKKDGGIYWVELTAIPMQLSSEDTYYIFLEKDITANKQAQKHLEEIAFIDPVTGLENRHRLEQIVNEYIEEGRHFSFVFMDIDRFYTLRDVSDTDVENELLIEFTKRLRMYFSDSIITRAGLHEFALVTPLSNWFIEGFLHYLQQHPIYLQGTAVPLTVSGAITKYPEDQHSFMHLIKASYATIKKVKERGGSEISALTPDDHERLSRKAAIEKHLIYALDRKNLQLLYQPIVNLANGKVERVEAFVRWTDSEIGVVTPDELIPIAEENGLINKIGSFVVETACRQLSDWKAKNIDLQISINSSIHEFRDKDMAKMLLENLKLNDCHPSSLMIEITEKFALEAEAERSIMAQMKNLHQEGITFALDDFGTGYASFRYMLLLPISSIKIDQMIIQSITKQERIQKLINGMIQFGKSLDFQVTAEGVETNEQFELLRAMGCDSLQGYIIGHPMTATDLEKWLG